The following proteins are encoded in a genomic region of Roseinatronobacter sp. S2:
- a CDS encoding GNAT family N-acetyltransferase, whose translation MTLDIRPVGAQDKPQWAQLWYAYLDFYDTSLPLAVYDATFAALLSDDPHTPCGYLAWQDGQAVGLVHYLFHSHCWHPEGVCYLQDLFTAPESRGMGAGRALISAVYAAADARGAGSVYWLTQDFNATARKLYDKIGEETPFIKYKRPA comes from the coding sequence ATGACATTGGACATCAGGCCCGTTGGCGCACAAGACAAACCCCAATGGGCGCAGCTTTGGTATGCCTATCTGGATTTCTACGACACATCCTTGCCGCTAGCCGTCTATGACGCCACCTTCGCCGCGCTGCTGTCGGATGATCCGCACACCCCTTGCGGCTATCTGGCATGGCAAGACGGGCAGGCAGTCGGGTTGGTGCATTACCTGTTTCATTCCCATTGCTGGCACCCCGAAGGCGTATGCTACCTGCAAGACCTGTTCACCGCGCCCGAATCACGCGGCATGGGGGCGGGGCGCGCGCTTATATCAGCCGTGTACGCCGCAGCAGATGCGCGCGGCGCGGGCAGCGTTTACTGGCTGACACAGGATTTCAACGCAACCGCGCGCAAACTGTATGACAAGATCGGCGAAGAAACACCCTTCATCAAATACAAACGCCCCGCATGA
- a CDS encoding VWA domain-containing protein yields MFLPFFQNLRDHGVPVSLREFLTFLEGVQAGLATYDVKGFYYLARVAMVKDERHLDRFDRAFSATFKGVEGISLDHVLEAVNLPRDWLEKHAEKHLSAEERAQIEALGGFDKLMDTLKQRLKDQKDRHQGGSKWIGTAGTSPFGAYGYNPEGVRIGQDASRHRRAVKVWDKREFRNLDDNVELGTRNIKVALKRLRKWARDGAADELDLDGTIRATAEQGWLDVKTRPERRNAVKLLLLLDIGGSMDDHVRAVEELFSAARAEFKHLEHYYFHNCLYEFVWRDNTRRWTDRIATWDLLRSYGSDWKCIFVGDAAMSPYEIVYQGGANEHWNEESGQVWLNRARAQWPDTLWINPTQEQHWRHTQSIGMIEQIFEGRMVPMTLDGITRGIRELGR; encoded by the coding sequence ATGTTTTTGCCCTTTTTCCAGAACCTGCGTGACCATGGCGTGCCAGTATCCCTGCGCGAATTTCTGACCTTTCTGGAAGGGGTGCAGGCGGGTCTTGCGACCTATGATGTCAAGGGGTTCTATTATCTGGCGCGCGTGGCCATGGTGAAGGATGAGCGCCATCTGGACCGCTTTGACCGCGCCTTCAGCGCCACCTTCAAGGGCGTGGAGGGGATTTCCCTTGATCACGTGCTGGAAGCCGTCAACCTGCCACGCGACTGGCTGGAAAAACATGCCGAAAAACACCTGAGCGCTGAAGAACGCGCGCAGATCGAGGCGCTTGGCGGCTTCGACAAACTGATGGACACCCTGAAGCAGCGGCTGAAAGATCAGAAAGACCGCCATCAGGGGGGCAGCAAGTGGATAGGCACGGCGGGAACATCGCCCTTCGGGGCGTATGGCTATAACCCCGAAGGCGTGCGCATCGGTCAGGATGCATCACGCCACAGGCGGGCGGTCAAGGTCTGGGACAAACGCGAATTCCGCAACCTTGATGACAACGTGGAACTGGGCACGCGCAACATCAAGGTAGCGCTGAAACGGCTGCGCAAATGGGCGCGCGACGGGGCCGCCGACGAACTTGATCTGGATGGAACAATCCGCGCCACCGCCGAACAGGGCTGGCTGGATGTCAAGACGCGCCCTGAACGAAGAAACGCCGTTAAACTTTTGCTTTTGCTGGATATTGGCGGATCTATGGATGATCATGTGCGCGCGGTCGAAGAATTGTTCAGCGCCGCACGGGCCGAATTCAAGCATCTGGAGCATTACTACTTCCACAACTGCCTGTATGAATTTGTCTGGCGCGACAACACACGGCGCTGGACGGACCGCATTGCGACATGGGATTTACTGCGCAGCTATGGCAGCGACTGGAAATGCATATTCGTGGGTGACGCGGCCATGTCGCCCTATGAAATAGTCTATCAGGGCGGCGCGAATGAGCATTGGAACGAGGAATCGGGTCAGGTCTGGCTGAACCGCGCGCGCGCCCAATGGCCGGACACCCTGTGGATCAACCCGACACAGGAACAGCATTGGCGCCACACCCAGTCCATTGGCATGATCGAGCAGATATTCGAAGGGCGCATGGTGCCCATGACGCTTGACGGCATCACCCGCGGCATCAGGGAACTGGGGCGCTAG
- a CDS encoding nickel/cobalt transporter, with protein sequence MRTAIVSVSALVAIALLGLWAAGGLDGLGDWAQAAQRSFQAQLAGGLRALHAGQPGALLALWGMCFAYGFVHAVGPGHGKFLLGAYGAGTQVPLRRLMGVGLAASLAQGICAIFLVYGGVLIFNASRAGMQHAGDVWLDQASLVAIAAVGLWLSWRGARRLNVQRRAQSAAAHAHGHTHAHTHGHTHETHTHDHDGACESCGHRHGPTVSEVAQLHDWRDTIALIGAIAIRPCTGALFLLILTWRMGLVWQGIAGALIMALGTASVTMAVAALAVMAREGALGWAQRMGRLTGIMPVFEVVAGLIIVILALNMLKIF encoded by the coding sequence ATGCGCACAGCCATCGTAAGCGTTTCGGCCCTTGTTGCGATTGCGCTGCTAGGCCTGTGGGCGGCTGGCGGGCTGGACGGGCTGGGCGATTGGGCGCAGGCGGCGCAGCGCAGTTTTCAGGCACAGCTTGCAGGCGGATTGCGCGCGTTGCATGCAGGCCAGCCCGGCGCCCTGCTGGCATTGTGGGGGATGTGCTTTGCCTACGGGTTTGTCCATGCAGTCGGGCCGGGGCATGGGAAGTTCCTGTTGGGCGCATATGGCGCGGGCACGCAAGTGCCGCTGCGCCGGTTGATGGGCGTGGGGCTTGCGGCATCGCTGGCGCAGGGGATCTGCGCCATTTTTCTGGTGTATGGTGGTGTGCTGATCTTCAACGCCTCGCGCGCAGGTATGCAACATGCCGGTGATGTCTGGCTGGATCAGGCCAGCCTTGTGGCGATTGCGGCGGTCGGGCTGTGGCTGTCATGGCGCGGTGCGCGCCGCCTGAATGTGCAGCGGCGTGCCCAGTCTGCTGCGGCCCATGCGCACGGCCATACCCATGCGCATACGCACGGCCATACCCATGAAACCCATACCCATGATCATGACGGCGCATGCGAAAGCTGCGGGCACCGCCACGGGCCAACTGTATCGGAAGTGGCGCAACTGCATGACTGGCGCGACACCATCGCGCTGATCGGCGCGATTGCCATTCGTCCCTGCACGGGCGCATTGTTTCTGCTGATTCTGACATGGCGCATGGGTCTGGTCTGGCAGGGCATTGCAGGGGCACTGATCATGGCGCTTGGCACCGCGTCGGTGACAATGGCAGTCGCCGCGCTGGCGGTCATGGCGCGCGAGGGCGCGTTGGGATGGGCACAGCGCATGGGGCGGCTGACAGGCATTATGCCGGTGTTCGAGGTGGTGGCGGGGCTGATCATCGTGATTTTGGCGCTGAACATGTTAAAAATATTCTGA
- the nadC gene encoding carboxylating nicotinate-nucleotide diphosphorylase: MTTYPPLPDVLLEPLVRAALIEDLGPNGDVTTRAVIPADAQYCAALNARDAGVVSGVQLACIAFRLVDPALKIDVLAADGAQVTAGQTVMTIEGAASSILSAERVALNFAGRLSGIATLTAAFVAQATGTQARITCTRKTTPGLRVVEKQAVLHGGGSAHRFGLSDAILIKDNHIAAAGGIVPVLRAARARASHMMRIEIEVDRLEQLREVLDTGGADVVLLDNMDTETLARAVAMAAGHVVTEASGNMRLERIADVAATGVDYISVGALTHSARVLDLGLDF, encoded by the coding sequence ATGACCACCTATCCCCCATTGCCCGATGTGCTGCTGGAACCGCTGGTGCGCGCGGCCCTGATCGAAGATCTTGGCCCCAATGGCGACGTGACCACGCGCGCGGTCATCCCCGCAGATGCGCAGTATTGCGCAGCACTCAATGCGCGCGATGCGGGCGTCGTGTCGGGGGTGCAGCTGGCCTGTATCGCATTTCGTCTGGTTGACCCTGCCTTGAAGATTGACGTTCTGGCCGCTGACGGCGCGCAGGTTACGGCAGGGCAGACCGTCATGACAATCGAAGGGGCTGCCAGTTCCATCCTGTCGGCGGAACGGGTGGCATTGAATTTTGCAGGCCGCCTGTCGGGAATAGCCACCCTGACGGCGGCATTCGTGGCGCAAGCGACTGGCACGCAGGCGCGCATCACCTGCACGCGCAAGACAACACCGGGGCTGCGTGTGGTCGAAAAACAGGCGGTGTTGCACGGGGGCGGGTCGGCGCATCGTTTTGGCCTGTCTGATGCGATCCTGATCAAGGACAACCACATTGCGGCGGCGGGCGGCATTGTCCCTGTTTTGCGCGCAGCGCGCGCGCGCGCCAGCCATATGATGCGCATTGAAATCGAAGTGGACAGGCTGGAGCAGCTGCGCGAGGTGCTGGACACGGGCGGCGCCGATGTTGTGCTGCTGGACAATATGGACACCGAAACGCTGGCCCGCGCGGTCGCCATGGCGGCGGGGCATGTGGTGACCGAAGCGTCGGGGAATATGCGGCTGGAACGGATTGCAGACGTGGCCGCAACCGGTGTTGATTATATTTCCGTGGGCGCGTTGACGCATTCCGCGCGGGTTCTGGATCTGGGACTGGATTTTTAG
- a CDS encoding DUF2927 domain-containing protein, whose protein sequence is MTRIILTCAAVLLAGCGMMGTAPTEKPVDLSLQTRAISSQALFGAPRAFAPERSNAQIAEDILELGFRLESGREIPQFSRFDGPVTLSLHGPVPPLGVIETDRLITRLQREAGLDIRRVDGQGQIAVEFVPRAALRRAVPNAACFVLPNITSWDEFRANPRAPELDWTRVVRRDRALVIVPADSTVQDMRDCLHEEIAQALGPLNDLFRIGETVWNDDNFQTVLTGFDMLVLRVWNDPALQPGMTRAEVGERLPALLARHNPSGATSRVDLDKIPTPMEWTRAVESALGATSRRASFREAQRALAIALDQRWQDERLAFSLFLSARFAPPEDGAQALDAMILAARIYGTRPGTAVHRAHVHLHLTAQALAGGQHDLVLQLTDSAMTVARRTENGALLASLMLLRAQSLEHLGQRAKAEELRRDSVPFALYGFGSEQAADNRRDEIATLARRN, encoded by the coding sequence ATGACGCGCATAATCCTGACCTGCGCCGCAGTGTTGCTGGCGGGTTGCGGTATGATGGGAACCGCCCCGACTGAAAAACCCGTAGACCTGTCGCTGCAAACCCGCGCAATCAGTTCACAGGCATTGTTCGGCGCCCCGCGCGCCTTCGCGCCCGAACGCAGCAACGCACAAATTGCCGAAGATATCCTTGAGCTGGGATTCCGGCTGGAATCAGGGCGCGAAATTCCGCAATTTTCCCGCTTTGACGGGCCAGTCACGCTGTCGCTGCACGGGCCGGTGCCGCCCTTGGGTGTTATCGAAACCGACAGGCTGATCACGCGGCTGCAACGCGAAGCGGGCTTGGATATTCGCCGCGTCGATGGTCAAGGCCAGATTGCGGTTGAATTTGTGCCGCGCGCAGCCCTGCGCCGTGCAGTGCCCAATGCGGCCTGTTTCGTGCTGCCCAATATCACCAGCTGGGACGAATTCCGCGCCAATCCGCGCGCGCCGGAACTGGACTGGACACGCGTTGTCCGCCGTGACCGCGCGCTTGTCATTGTGCCCGCCGACAGCACGGTTCAGGACATGCGCGATTGCCTGCACGAAGAAATTGCGCAGGCCCTTGGTCCGTTGAACGACCTTTTTCGTATTGGCGAAACCGTGTGGAATGACGACAATTTCCAGACAGTTCTGACAGGGTTTGACATGCTGGTGCTGCGGGTGTGGAACGATCCCGCGTTGCAACCCGGAATGACGCGGGCCGAAGTGGGCGAACGCCTGCCCGCCTTGCTGGCACGGCACAACCCGTCGGGGGCGACCAGCAGGGTCGATCTGGACAAAATCCCGACACCGATGGAATGGACACGCGCGGTTGAATCGGCCCTGGGGGCGACATCGCGCCGCGCCAGTTTCCGCGAAGCGCAACGCGCACTGGCCATCGCACTGGACCAGCGCTGGCAGGATGAACGCCTTGCATTCAGTCTGTTCCTGTCCGCGCGCTTCGCGCCCCCGGAAGATGGCGCGCAGGCGCTGGATGCGATGATACTGGCCGCACGAATTTATGGCACACGCCCGGGAACGGCGGTGCACCGCGCGCATGTTCACCTGCATCTGACGGCACAGGCGCTTGCCGGTGGACAGCATGATCTGGTGTTGCAACTGACCGACAGTGCAATGACCGTTGCGCGCCGCACGGAAAACGGTGCATTGCTGGCATCATTGATGCTGTTGCGCGCGCAATCTCTGGAACATCTGGGCCAACGCGCAAAGGCCGAAGAACTGCGTCGTGACTCGGTCCCGTTTGCGCTGTATGGCTTCGGGTCGGAACAGGCCGCCGACAACCGGCGCGATGAAATCGCGACCCTTGCGCGCCGGAACTGA
- a CDS encoding MoxR family ATPase encodes MRFTSTDSYIANEDLRVAVNAAITLERPLLVKGEPGTGKTELARQIAASLGVPMIEWGIKSTTRAQQGLYEYDAVSRLRDSQLGDARVNDVNNYIRKGKLWQAFEAEGRVVLLIDEIDKADIEFPNDLLQELDQMEFFVYETGQMIRARHRPIVIITSNNEKDLPDAFLRRCFFHYISFPDIDTLKEIVDVHFPDIKPALLTTALTQFLEVRDTPGLKKKPSTSEVLDWLKLLLAEDLSPEDLKRDGPNALPKLHGALLKNEQDVHLFERLAFMARRQGR; translated from the coding sequence ATGCGTTTCACGTCCACAGACTCCTACATCGCCAACGAAGATCTTCGTGTTGCGGTAAACGCGGCAATTACGCTGGAACGCCCGCTTCTGGTCAAAGGCGAGCCGGGCACCGGCAAGACCGAACTGGCACGCCAGATTGCCGCATCGCTTGGGGTGCCGATGATCGAATGGGGCATAAAATCGACGACCCGCGCGCAACAGGGACTGTATGAATATGACGCGGTGTCACGGTTGCGCGACAGCCAGCTGGGCGATGCGCGCGTGAATGACGTCAATAACTACATCCGCAAGGGCAAGCTGTGGCAGGCATTCGAGGCCGAGGGCCGCGTTGTGCTGTTGATTGACGAGATCGACAAGGCCGATATCGAGTTTCCAAACGATCTGTTGCAGGAACTCGATCAGATGGAATTCTTTGTCTACGAGACGGGCCAGATGATCCGCGCACGACACCGCCCGATTGTTATCATTACATCAAACAATGAAAAAGACCTGCCGGATGCGTTCCTGCGGCGCTGTTTCTTCCATTACATCAGCTTTCCTGACATCGACACGCTGAAGGAAATTGTTGATGTGCATTTCCCCGATATCAAACCTGCGCTTCTGACCACCGCGCTGACACAGTTTCTTGAAGTGCGCGACACACCGGGCCTGAAAAAAAAGCCCTCTACATCTGAAGTGCTGGACTGGCTGAAACTGTTGCTGGCCGAAGACCTGTCGCCCGAAGACCTGAAGCGTGACGGACCGAATGCGCTGCCGAAACTGCATGGCGCATTGTTGAAAAACGAACAGGATGTTCACTTGTTTGAACGTCTGGCATTCATGGCACGCAGGCAGGGACGGTAA
- a CDS encoding TIGR02281 family clan AA aspartic protease yields the protein MDSDQIARMLYLGIWGTVLISYFLIARQQNLGQTLRHALLWGLIFVGVAAGYGLWQDISQTSRVSVNGDGAIVLRAARDGHFHLDLQINSEPVRFIIDTGASDLVLSQADAERVGLAPDTLAYLGQARTANGIVGLARVSLDEVILAHGDLEIRDTQVPAFVNEGQLDISLLGMGYLRRYARISIEGERLILER from the coding sequence ATGGACAGTGATCAGATTGCACGGATGCTCTATCTTGGGATCTGGGGCACAGTTCTTATCAGCTATTTCCTGATTGCGCGTCAGCAAAACCTTGGCCAGACGTTGCGCCATGCCCTGTTGTGGGGGCTTATTTTCGTTGGTGTAGCCGCAGGTTACGGGCTGTGGCAGGATATATCGCAAACCAGCCGTGTTTCTGTGAACGGCGATGGTGCGATCGTGCTGCGCGCCGCGCGCGACGGGCATTTCCATCTGGATTTGCAGATCAATTCCGAACCTGTGCGCTTCATCATCGACACAGGCGCGTCAGATCTGGTGTTGTCGCAGGCCGATGCGGAACGCGTGGGGCTGGCCCCGGATACGCTGGCCTATCTGGGGCAGGCACGAACGGCGAATGGAATCGTGGGGCTTGCACGCGTCAGTCTGGATGAAGTGATCCTTGCGCATGGGGATCTGGAAATCCGCGACACACAGGTGCCTGCCTTCGTCAACGAAGGGCAATTGGACATTTCGCTTCTGGGTATGGGGTATTTACGCCGCTATGCCCGCATTTCTATCGAAGGGGAGCGGCTGATTCTGGAAAGATAG
- a CDS encoding DUF1007 family protein produces MTTIRKQALAAGLVLCAGAQVAQSHPHIFVDAQLEVLFDAEGAPQALRIFWTYDPFFSMLLVSDMGLDPDFSGTVTPDEQPLLDGFDMNWIPDYHGDTHVTQNGQSLPLSGPVEWTSDYVDGHLQSSHLREFQQLPDPAAEWTVSIHDPSYYTSYTITDMPQITGRDDCSARIFEPDWDAAGAQLDAALDEVLASGGDIEAEFPPVGALFSEEVRIICAQPS; encoded by the coding sequence ATGACAACGATAAGAAAGCAGGCGTTGGCAGCAGGGTTGGTCCTTTGTGCAGGGGCACAGGTGGCGCAGTCGCACCCGCATATCTTTGTCGATGCGCAACTGGAGGTGCTTTTCGATGCCGAGGGTGCCCCGCAAGCGTTGCGTATTTTCTGGACCTATGACCCGTTCTTTTCGATGCTTCTGGTCAGTGACATGGGGCTTGACCCGGATTTCAGCGGAACCGTGACGCCAGACGAGCAGCCGCTTCTGGACGGGTTCGACATGAACTGGATACCTGATTACCACGGTGATACCCATGTGACACAGAACGGCCAGTCCCTGCCGTTAAGCGGGCCGGTGGAATGGACATCCGATTATGTGGACGGGCATCTGCAATCGTCGCATCTGCGTGAATTTCAGCAACTGCCCGATCCGGCAGCGGAATGGACCGTGTCGATCCATGATCCAAGCTATTACACCAGCTATACCATCACCGATATGCCGCAGATCACCGGCCGGGATGATTGCAGCGCCCGAATATTCGAACCGGACTGGGACGCGGCAGGCGCGCAGCTGGATGCCGCACTGGACGAAGTGCTGGCCTCTGGCGGGGATATAGAGGCCGAATTTCCGCCCGTCGGTGCCCTGTTCTCGGAGGAGGTTCGCATCATATGCGCACAGCCATCGTAA
- the dksA gene encoding RNA polymerase-binding protein DksA has protein sequence MKPETFLPDDYRPAEDEPFMNDRQLEYFRRKLTVWKEDILKGSQETLADLANSSRNIPDVADRASEETDRALELRTRDRQRKLISKIDAALRRIESGDFGYCDVTGERISLKRLDARPIATMTLQAQEAHERKERVHRDD, from the coding sequence ATGAAGCCAGAAACATTCCTGCCGGATGACTACCGCCCGGCCGAAGACGAGCCTTTCATGAATGATCGCCAGTTGGAGTATTTCCGCAGAAAACTAACGGTCTGGAAAGAAGACATTCTTAAAGGATCTCAGGAAACGCTGGCCGATCTGGCCAATAGCAGCCGCAACATTCCCGATGTCGCGGATCGCGCGTCCGAAGAAACCGACCGCGCACTGGAATTGCGCACTCGCGACCGGCAACGAAAGCTGATCTCGAAAATCGACGCTGCGTTGCGGCGCATTGAAAGCGGTGATTTCGGCTATTGCGATGTCACGGGAGAGCGGATTTCGTTAAAGCGACTTGATGCGCGCCCGATTGCGACAATGACATTGCAGGCGCAGGAAGCGCATGAACGCAAGGAACGTGTTCACCGCGACGATTGA
- a CDS encoding FAD-dependent monooxygenase, giving the protein MGLAGVDVIVVGGGIAGLAVAAGLRQRGAQVLVLEQAGDFREVGAGLQISPNGARVLQALGLGDGLSQSAMRSRAVVLHEGASGRQVMRLDLPEGGAGFHLVHRADLIALLASALDGVQTRFVAQVAHVNTQGPRARVTLQGGEVLAADLVLGADGLHSVIRPAMQGGAVESPFFTGQVAWRALIPAAPDSLPEAQVFMGPGRHLVSYPLRGGRVRNIVAVEERKAWASEGWNHPDNPANLRAAFAGFGGPVPDWLAQVSSVYLWGLFRHPVARHWHNGHAAILGDAAHPTLPFMAQGANMALEDAWQLLRCLQHAPIDRAFHAYQNARRDRVAKVIKAANHNARNYHLRPPLAQIAHAGLRLASKLRPDAALRQFSWIYDYDVTRA; this is encoded by the coding sequence TTGGGGCTTGCTGGCGTGGATGTCATTGTGGTGGGCGGCGGTATTGCGGGGCTGGCCGTTGCTGCGGGTTTGCGCCAGCGCGGCGCGCAGGTGCTGGTTCTGGAACAGGCTGGCGATTTTCGCGAAGTGGGGGCAGGGCTGCAAATCAGCCCCAATGGTGCGCGGGTGTTGCAGGCACTGGGCCTTGGCGACGGGCTGTCGCAATCTGCCATGCGCAGCAGGGCGGTTGTCCTGCATGAAGGGGCAAGCGGTCGTCAGGTCATGCGGCTTGATCTGCCTGAAGGTGGCGCGGGGTTCCATCTTGTTCACCGTGCGGACCTGATTGCGCTGCTGGCCAGCGCGCTTGACGGGGTTCAGACACGCTTTGTCGCGCAGGTCGCGCATGTCAACACCCAAGGCCCGCGCGCCCGCGTGACCTTGCAGGGCGGCGAGGTTCTGGCGGCTGATCTTGTCTTGGGCGCGGACGGGCTGCATTCCGTTATCCGCCCCGCGATGCAGGGCGGGGCAGTCGAATCCCCGTTTTTCACAGGGCAGGTGGCATGGCGCGCCCTGATTCCCGCCGCCCCCGATAGTTTGCCGGAAGCGCAGGTTTTCATGGGGCCGGGGCGTCATCTGGTCAGCTATCCGTTGCGCGGGGGGCGCGTGCGCAACATTGTCGCCGTCGAAGAACGCAAGGCGTGGGCGTCCGAGGGGTGGAACCACCCTGACAACCCCGCCAATCTGCGCGCCGCCTTTGCGGGGTTCGGCGGTCCGGTGCCGGACTGGCTGGCGCAGGTCAGTTCGGTTTATCTGTGGGGGCTGTTCCGTCACCCCGTCGCGCGGCACTGGCATAACGGCCATGCTGCAATTCTGGGCGATGCGGCGCACCCGACGCTGCCATTCATGGCGCAGGGCGCGAATATGGCGCTGGAAGATGCGTGGCAACTGCTGCGCTGCCTGCAACACGCCCCGATTGACCGCGCCTTTCACGCGTATCAGAACGCACGGCGCGACCGTGTCGCAAAGGTGATCAAGGCGGCGAATCACAATGCGCGCAATTACCACCTGCGCCCGCCGCTGGCGCAGATCGCGCATGCGGGGTTGCGGCTTGCATCAAAACTCAGGCCCGATGCGGCATTGCGCCAGTTTTCATGGATTTATGACTATGACGTCACGCGCGCGTGA
- a CDS encoding MATE family efflux transporter, with translation MTVRTHPFGKNLRAVLALGLPLAGSHLAQFLLAVTDTIMLGWYGVLDLAAGVIGAALFFTVFIFGTGFANAVMPMVATAAASDDDTMVRRSTRMGLWLSIAFGIAVLPFFWFSGAFLTLAQQPVDVVPLAEVYLRIIGLSLVPALAVMVLKNYLAALGRTQIALLLTLGAVVLNIGLNWILIFGNLGAPELGVRGAALASIAVQIATVLGLALYCALLPSLRRYALFQRFWRPDWVAMGLVWRLGWPIGVALVAETALFSAAAIMVGWIGTHELAAHGIALEITALLFMVHLGFSNAGTVLVGRARGRQDQQALRGVARAATFVSISFALATMVVYIGFGPQLVGVFLGPDEPARDTIIAIGASFLVIAAFFQLADGAQVMGMGLLRGVQDTRVPMWIAAFSYWGLGLPVAYVFGIRLGWGGEGIWAGLAVGLSAAALALMWRFWRGPGRSAAKPWAVVR, from the coding sequence ATGACAGTGCGAACACACCCATTCGGAAAAAATTTGCGGGCGGTGCTGGCCCTTGGGCTGCCTTTGGCGGGCAGCCATCTGGCGCAATTCCTGCTGGCGGTCACAGATACCATCATGCTGGGCTGGTATGGTGTGCTGGACCTGGCAGCCGGCGTCATTGGGGCTGCGCTGTTTTTCACCGTGTTCATTTTCGGCACAGGCTTCGCCAACGCGGTCATGCCCATGGTGGCCACGGCGGCCGCATCTGATGATGATACCATGGTGCGGCGCAGCACGCGCATGGGGCTGTGGCTGTCCATTGCATTCGGGATCGCGGTTCTGCCGTTCTTCTGGTTTTCAGGTGCGTTTCTGACGCTGGCACAACAACCCGTCGATGTCGTGCCGTTGGCAGAAGTGTATCTGCGTATTATCGGCCTGTCGCTGGTTCCTGCGCTGGCGGTGATGGTCCTGAAAAACTACCTTGCGGCGCTTGGACGCACACAGATCGCATTGTTGCTGACACTGGGCGCTGTGGTGTTGAATATCGGGCTGAACTGGATTTTGATATTCGGCAATCTGGGTGCGCCGGAACTTGGGGTGCGGGGCGCGGCGCTGGCATCCATCGCGGTGCAGATTGCCACGGTTCTGGGGCTGGCGCTTTATTGCGCGTTGTTGCCGTCCCTGCGGCGCTATGCGCTGTTCCAGCGCTTCTGGCGGCCCGATTGGGTGGCGATGGGGCTTGTCTGGCGGTTGGGCTGGCCGATCGGCGTGGCGCTGGTTGCGGAAACTGCGCTGTTTTCAGCGGCCGCCATCATGGTGGGCTGGATTGGCACGCATGAGCTGGCAGCCCACGGCATTGCGCTGGAGATCACGGCGCTGTTGTTCATGGTGCATCTGGGCTTTTCCAATGCGGGCACTGTGCTGGTGGGACGGGCGCGGGGGCGGCAGGACCAACAAGCGCTGCGTGGTGTCGCGCGGGCGGCCACATTCGTGTCGATCAGTTTCGCGCTGGCCACGATGGTGGTGTATATTGGCTTTGGCCCACAGCTTGTGGGGGTTTTTCTTGGCCCCGATGAACCGGCACGCGACACGATCATTGCTATTGGTGCGTCATTTCTGGTGATTGCTGCGTTCTTTCAGCTGGCAGATGGCGCGCAGGTCATGGGAATGGGGTTGTTGCGGGGTGTGCAGGATACGCGCGTTCCGATGTGGATTGCGGCGTTCAGCTATTGGGGGCTGGGCCTGCCTGTGGCCTATGTGTTCGGTATCCGGCTGGGCTGGGGCGGTGAAGGTATCTGGGCCGGTCTTGCCGTGGGGCTGAGTGCGGCGGCACTGGCGCTGATGTGGCGATTCTGGCGCGGGCCGGGGCGGAGTGCTGCCAAACCTTGGGCGGTGGTCAGGTAG